The DNA sequence TCTGGCCTAACCGACCGGTTCTCAGCCAATTCGACGGTTTTTTAACGGTTTTTAGGGTGAAGATTGGACCGTTTGTATTGCTGGTTCTTGGTTGAACCGGTTCGACCGGCCAGTTCGGTCCGATTTTCAAAACATTGGATTAGAGTTACTTTTGGGATTATATCTGGCCATCCAATCCGCAGTACTTCTTGTACACCCACTCAACGTGAACAAGCCAAAGTCGAGATAATAGTTCCTGAATTTTGTGAACCAAATCTGTTACTTCAAATGAATACTACTACATAATACACAGAATATCAAGACAATCCGTTTTACATATAATAAGCTCATCCATATTTAttagtgaaaaagaaaatacaattATCTAGAATATcttaatccaaaaaaaatatcttataaattttttgtgaccttttaaaaatatctttgtTACGAATACGTTTTATAATAtcaatacatcaaaattaaacttattTTGTAAATAGTAGTAAGAGGTTTTTTTTACACACTCTCTTTTgaaaaacttaaataaaatagtaatattATGGTGCAATAAAGAGTGAAAAttactttttattaaaaaaatacctACAAAATTGTCATatacaataaatatattttctataaatttagagaaaaaaaattttcgtacttcaaaaaaattttctaaataaaatttGAGACAGAATCCAAGAAGTTGGAATTTAAATCTTGAAATATGTTGGAACCGTTATGTATATGTGTAAAACTAAAAGTTATTGTTCCGAATTAAATAGCATTGTGTATGGAATATGAAGGAGATAGAGAAACACAAATTTGCACAGAATTGATGCTTGAAAACTATACTTTGATCATGCTGTAAATAATGAACGAAGCCGGCCAACAAACGCATTACACTCTTCATATTCATTTGGATAATGAATTTGGTTGGTAACCTATCCATGAATATAACAACCTTGGGCATTCATTTTCTGCTGACTTAGTACACATTATTACATTGACACATACCAAATCACCTTTATCTTGATCCATCCCATTATGTTAAAGGTTGTTATATGATATCTATATTTGTTGTGTTAGTGAGGGTCACTCGTAGAAAATCTTGTCAGCATTTGAAGCAACATGGCTATGGTTATGGCTATGGAAGTGGGAAAATCGCTTGGCATTGTGGTTCACCAACAATGATGATGAGTTCCCAATGTCTCGGAACGGTGTTCGTTTCGTGGCGAGGACTCCACCTATGGTGGCAGCATGTTGTGCTTTCTTGCTTTCCCCATTCCCTGAAACTTCTTTATGCTTGTTGCTATTACTATTTTCCTTTGAGTTGCAAACCATCACTACTCTCTTCTCCAACTCATCATGCCTTTCAACATCACCAGAGACCATAGCAATTTTCGCTTCAAgctcttttgttttattttcagaCGAAATAGCCCTTTGTTTCCATTCTTGCACCTATAATAAACAGTTAAATAACAATTTAGTCAAATATGTCAAACTATTTTTCGAGTAAGTAATCATCTAAATAAGTTTTTCTTACATCATTTTGAAGGGACTGGGCTCGATCTTCCCAAAAGTTGCGAGAAGCCTGCAATTCCTCCATCTCTTCTTTAACCTGAGCAAGCATCTCTTGCATTTGGGACCATTGCTCTGTTTCAGCTCTAACCTGCTCCACGATTCTTCGAACAATCATCTTGCATTCTCCTGAACACAATTTCCCTCCTTCATAACCCAATTTTTCCTGCTGTTTTAAACAAAACAACACCACAATTGGGTTCAGGAATACTGCATTTACATATGCTACCTTTTACAAAAAACCAGTTACTGTATAGAATGATattgaaatacaaaatatacattaaaaataaggCAAATAAACATGTATTTATACCTGATGCGATTGAGGTACTCGGatggaagaagatgatgaatctTGAAGTTCAACTCTCTTTGAAGTTGAAGCAGAACTATTAGCACTTGACAACATTGAATTGTACTCTTCTTCCATTCTCTTCAACAATACCCCCTTTGATAGTccctccattttccgtttcaATATCTCCACCTGTGCAAACAAACACAAATATCTCAAAATGTAGATTAAGATGCTAGCTAGTGACTGATTAATGCTTTTGTTTTTGCCGCTTACATTTAGTTTTCCTCTTGCAACAACGGATTCATGAATGGTGTTAACCGAGAAGCTTATATTTGCCATCTCTTGAAACTCCCTCAAGTATATGTCATTGGAGGATCCTCCAA is a window from the Arachis stenosperma cultivar V10309 chromosome 3, arast.V10309.gnm1.PFL2, whole genome shotgun sequence genome containing:
- the LOC130965447 gene encoding uncharacterized protein LOC130965447, with amino-acid sequence MYETRTTTTPAMSSRRPPLNKWHLPPPPTPRILHFPRRRRPHNGNNADTLLHGERRASAPPIVLFANGGERREKVAERSSRAVVDEENYCKFQAEMLRAECNLLRMEKEIAFKKLEKTRSKIDTTLRSALRTLVSGRIKICEGENIESVLDEGIRELTEKIQRLQKRSTNSSQATNNNYNRRTKNFDKQVSVLQRRLDKIGGSSNDIYLREFQEMANISFSVNTIHESVVARGKLNVEILKRKMEGLSKGVLLKRMEEEYNSMLSSANSSASTSKRVELQDSSSSSIRVPQSHQQEKLGYEGGKLCSGECKMIVRRIVEQVRAETEQWSQMQEMLAQVKEEMEELQASRNFWEDRAQSLQNDVQEWKQRAISSENKTKELEAKIAMVSGDVERHDELEKRVVMVCNSKENSNSNKHKEVSGNGESKKAQHAATIGGVLATKRTPFRDIGNSSSLLVNHNAKRFSHFHSHNHSHVASNADKIFYE